A section of the Solitalea canadensis DSM 3403 genome encodes:
- a CDS encoding tetratricopeptide repeat protein gives MKKILLSGLFLAAAVVAKAQNAEVDNAEKMVMIGQYAKAKESIDKAAANPKTANQAKTLFLKGKIYGAIALDTAQKNLDYDPVAIAYESLNKAKELDVKKQLDENEMKNAYFNIYAASYNKGIAANNKEDYQTALKEFKFASQVNPQDTSLYLNIGIMAEKLKDNNEAKAAYQKLADMDYNKEPYIYHQLAEIYKAAGDKNAVVATLDKGRKIFPTDNTLMIDEINFYLGEGKSDVIVDKLNKAIASDPTNKTLYFTLGVTYENAKKMDEATAAYKKALEIDPNYFDANYNLGALYYNEAAEIIKKANQLPASKVKEYDAERAKFQKKATEALPYLEKAYEINPKDRNVIISLKEVYARTNQKEKYAKVDAALKALE, from the coding sequence ATGAAAAAAATCTTGTTATCAGGATTGTTTTTAGCAGCCGCTGTCGTTGCTAAAGCACAAAATGCAGAAGTTGATAATGCCGAGAAGATGGTAATGATCGGTCAATATGCGAAAGCGAAAGAATCAATCGATAAGGCTGCTGCAAATCCTAAAACTGCTAACCAGGCTAAAACTTTATTCTTAAAAGGTAAAATTTACGGTGCAATTGCATTAGATACAGCTCAAAAGAACCTTGATTATGATCCGGTAGCTATTGCTTATGAGTCTTTGAATAAAGCAAAAGAACTGGACGTTAAAAAGCAATTGGATGAGAATGAAATGAAGAATGCATACTTCAATATTTATGCTGCGAGCTATAACAAAGGTATCGCTGCAAACAATAAAGAAGATTATCAAACTGCATTAAAAGAGTTCAAATTCGCTTCACAGGTTAATCCTCAGGATACTTCATTGTACTTAAATATTGGTATCATGGCTGAAAAGCTAAAGGATAACAATGAGGCTAAAGCTGCTTATCAAAAGTTAGCGGATATGGACTACAATAAAGAGCCATACATCTATCACCAGTTAGCAGAAATCTATAAAGCTGCCGGCGACAAAAATGCTGTTGTAGCTACATTGGATAAAGGACGTAAGATTTTCCCTACTGATAATACATTAATGATTGACGAAATCAACTTTTATTTAGGTGAAGGTAAATCAGATGTTATCGTAGATAAGTTAAATAAAGCTATTGCTAGTGACCCAACGAATAAAACGTTATACTTTACGTTAGGCGTAACTTACGAAAATGCTAAGAAAATGGATGAAGCAACAGCTGCTTACAAAAAAGCTTTAGAAATTGATCCTAACTATTTTGACGCTAACTATAACTTAGGTGCTTTATATTACAATGAAGCTGCTGAGATCATCAAAAAAGCAAATCAATTACCTGCTAGCAAAGTTAAAGAATACGATGCTGAGCGTGCTAAATTCCAGAAAAAAGCTACAGAGGCTCTTCCTTATTTAGAGAAAGCTTACGAAATCAATCCTAAAGATCGTAACGTAATCATTTCTTTAAAAGAGGTTTACGCTCGTACTAACCAAAAAGAAAAATATGCTAAAGTTGATGCTGCATTAAAGGCATTAGAATAA
- a CDS encoding RNA-binding domain-containing protein translates to MNLKRLILEGESVTLDFKKTITSCEKIAKTMVSFANNRGGKLLIGVADDGTIKGVKSEDEERYMITKAAQFYCRPQLDPIFEEIFFDGKIVLTVEIEESDIKPHYALGEDNKWWVYIRVKDHSVLASKIVVDVLRKEAKGENVLLEYSPKEKALLEYLSQNDRITLPEYRKMLNISKRSASRILVNLVLMGVIRVHTTEKTEFYTAS, encoded by the coding sequence ATGAACCTTAAAAGACTGATCCTTGAGGGAGAAAGTGTTACGTTAGATTTTAAAAAGACTATTACAAGCTGTGAAAAAATTGCTAAAACGATGGTTTCATTTGCAAACAATCGAGGCGGCAAATTATTAATTGGTGTAGCTGACGACGGCACAATCAAAGGAGTTAAGTCTGAAGACGAAGAACGTTACATGATCACCAAGGCGGCTCAATTTTATTGCCGTCCTCAATTAGATCCCATCTTTGAAGAGATTTTTTTTGATGGTAAAATCGTATTGACTGTTGAAATTGAAGAAAGTGACATCAAACCTCATTATGCCTTAGGTGAAGATAATAAATGGTGGGTCTACATCAGAGTTAAAGATCACAGTGTGTTAGCCAGCAAGATTGTTGTTGATGTTTTGCGCAAAGAAGCCAAAGGTGAAAATGTGTTACTGGAGTATTCTCCAAAAGAAAAAGCGTTACTAGAATACTTATCTCAAAATGATCGGATCACCTTGCCGGAATATCGAAAAATGCTCAATATCTCCAAGCGATCTGCTTCGCGAATATTAGTAAACCTGGTATTGATGGGCGTTATCAGGGTACATACAACAGAAAAAACCGAATTCTATACAGCTAGCTGA
- a CDS encoding DUF4442 domain-containing protein translates to MKLSNNSLKWLMRFYPPLFFQRIWVKHISKDFKSIEVKINKSLLNKNYNGTIFGGTIFSAADPFYSIMFWQLFRHKSFKVIGWLKSAEIQYKKPGSTDLTLIFSLTEEDVREAEDALTTIGKFEKAYPVEARNKKGELCAMIYTNVWMRRIQPDEHSKAGF, encoded by the coding sequence ATGAAACTATCAAACAATTCGCTAAAGTGGTTAATGCGCTTTTACCCTCCATTATTTTTTCAGCGTATTTGGGTAAAACATATTTCTAAAGATTTCAAATCAATTGAAGTTAAGATCAACAAGAGCCTTCTGAATAAAAACTATAACGGAACCATATTTGGAGGCACCATTTTTAGCGCAGCCGATCCTTTTTATTCAATTATGTTTTGGCAATTATTTCGACATAAAAGCTTTAAAGTAATCGGTTGGTTAAAAAGTGCAGAAATTCAATACAAAAAACCGGGAAGTACAGATCTAACTCTTATATTTAGCTTAACTGAAGAAGATGTAAGAGAGGCTGAAGACGCTCTTACCACCATTGGTAAATTTGAAAAGGCTTATCCTGTAGAGGCCAGAAACAAAAAAGGTGAACTTTGTGCAATGATCTATACCAATGTGTGGATGCGGAGAATTCAGCCGGATGAGCATTCGAAAGCAGGTTTTTAA
- a CDS encoding iron-containing alcohol dehydrogenase — translation MENFTYQNPTKLVFGKDVVDQVGKESIHYGKKALILIGKGSVKSSGLYDRISTHLDAAGISYVTYEGIKSNPLYNNADEAVSLAKEFQAEMIIAVGGGSVIDSAKAVAMGYYVNHSVWDFYLHKTKPEKALPIIAVLTLAATGTEMNPFTVLQNNAEESKRGFGHELLYPKVSFLDPVLTFSVPQSYTSYGVADLIAHCLETFFGQGDAPLSDHTIASIIRLAIKYGKIVYNDPTDYDSRGNIMWLATNALNGTLALGKQNGDWACHAIEHSLSALFDIAHGAGLSIVFPAWMKYNQRYLQSRLAFLAKYVFDVNEENEALAAYEFIHKLEEFFTSIGTPIRLQEAQIDELQKDKIVDNLNRYKANGLHIKLDETAREKIVDLMYA, via the coding sequence ATGGAAAATTTCACTTATCAAAACCCAACCAAATTAGTTTTCGGAAAAGATGTTGTTGATCAGGTTGGAAAAGAAAGTATTCACTATGGAAAAAAAGCGTTAATTCTTATCGGAAAAGGATCAGTAAAGTCGAGTGGTTTATACGACAGAATTAGTACCCATCTTGATGCCGCCGGAATATCCTATGTAACGTATGAAGGAATTAAATCTAATCCATTGTATAATAACGCAGATGAAGCTGTTTCTCTTGCAAAAGAATTTCAGGCAGAAATGATCATTGCAGTTGGAGGTGGTTCTGTCATTGACAGTGCTAAAGCTGTGGCAATGGGCTATTATGTAAACCACTCAGTTTGGGATTTTTACCTTCATAAAACAAAACCAGAAAAAGCACTACCAATTATTGCTGTTTTAACATTGGCGGCAACAGGTACAGAAATGAATCCTTTTACCGTTTTACAAAATAATGCAGAAGAGTCGAAACGTGGATTCGGCCATGAATTGCTATACCCTAAAGTTTCGTTTCTGGATCCTGTTCTCACCTTTTCTGTACCTCAATCCTACACAAGTTATGGCGTGGCCGATTTAATTGCGCATTGCCTGGAAACATTTTTCGGACAAGGTGATGCTCCGCTTTCAGATCATACTATAGCTTCGATCATCAGGCTAGCCATAAAATACGGCAAAATTGTTTACAATGACCCGACCGACTATGACAGCCGTGGAAACATTATGTGGCTGGCAACCAATGCTCTTAATGGGACACTTGCCTTAGGAAAACAAAATGGAGATTGGGCATGTCATGCAATTGAACACTCTTTAAGCGCATTATTTGATATTGCCCATGGAGCCGGATTATCGATTGTGTTCCCTGCGTGGATGAAATATAACCAAAGATACTTACAGTCGCGCTTGGCATTCCTTGCAAAATATGTGTTTGATGTTAATGAAGAAAATGAAGCATTGGCAGCTTATGAGTTCATACATAAACTGGAAGAATTCTTTACAAGCATCGGAACACCAATTCGACTGCAAGAAGCACAAATAGATGAACTGCAAAAAGATAAAATCGTAGATAATCTTAACAGATATAAAGCCAATGGTTTACATATTAAGTTAGATGAAACTGCCCGCGAAAAAATAGTAGATCTAATGTATGCATAA
- a CDS encoding MFS transporter gives MQASEPIYQMEEKKPALSRNVVLLIIVAALGYFVDIYDLILFSVIRIKSLNGLGITDPDQLSSIGSFLINCQMIGMLTGGILWGILGDKKGRLWVLFGSIITYSIANIANGFVTNVDQYAILRFIAGVGLAGELGAGVTLITETMSKENRGYGTMLIAGIGLFGAVVAAQVGDHFSWQTSYIVGGVMGLVLLLMRVGVVESGMFHKVKNEEVARGNFFMLFTSWGRFKRFINSILIAVPVWFVIGVVVTFANDFGVQMGATETLSPGKGIMYAYTGIAIGDLLCGSLSQVFKTRKKIVFIFLTATLAAVLTFLFSRNFDAQYFHIMCFIMGLATGYWVVFVTMGAEQFGTNIRATVATTIPNFVRGSLVPVLIFFNFLKPHFGIINSGLIVGISTITLAYIALYNLDETYGKDLDYIEEK, from the coding sequence ATGCAAGCAAGTGAACCAATTTATCAAATGGAAGAAAAGAAGCCAGCTCTAAGTCGAAACGTTGTACTGCTGATCATTGTTGCAGCATTAGGGTATTTCGTCGACATTTATGACCTCATTTTATTCTCCGTTATCCGTATTAAAAGTTTAAATGGATTAGGTATTACCGATCCTGATCAGTTGTCCTCAATTGGATCGTTTCTTATTAATTGCCAGATGATTGGCATGTTAACAGGAGGTATTTTGTGGGGGATTTTGGGTGATAAAAAAGGTCGCCTATGGGTGTTATTTGGTTCAATTATTACATATTCAATTGCCAATATCGCTAACGGATTTGTTACCAATGTAGATCAGTATGCGATACTTCGTTTTATTGCCGGAGTAGGTTTAGCAGGAGAGTTAGGAGCAGGAGTTACCCTGATTACTGAAACTATGAGCAAGGAAAATCGTGGCTATGGCACCATGCTGATTGCCGGAATCGGTTTATTTGGGGCCGTTGTGGCAGCACAGGTTGGCGATCATTTTTCATGGCAAACATCCTACATTGTGGGAGGAGTGATGGGACTTGTCTTGTTATTGATGCGTGTGGGCGTTGTGGAATCAGGAATGTTCCACAAAGTGAAGAATGAAGAAGTGGCAAGAGGGAACTTTTTTATGCTGTTTACTTCTTGGGGCAGGTTTAAGCGATTTATCAACTCCATACTCATTGCAGTTCCGGTATGGTTTGTAATTGGTGTGGTAGTAACGTTCGCCAACGATTTTGGAGTACAGATGGGTGCCACCGAAACGTTGAGCCCTGGTAAGGGTATTATGTATGCATATACAGGTATTGCTATCGGCGATTTATTGTGCGGCTCATTAAGTCAGGTATTTAAAACACGCAAAAAGATTGTTTTTATCTTTTTAACAGCCACTTTAGCAGCTGTATTAACCTTCTTATTCTCACGTAATTTCGATGCTCAGTATTTCCACATTATGTGTTTTATAATGGGTCTGGCTACCGGTTATTGGGTGGTATTCGTAACAATGGGAGCAGAGCAGTTCGGAACCAATATCAGAGCCACTGTGGCAACCACCATTCCCAATTTTGTTAGAGGATCACTTGTACCAGTACTTATCTTCTTCAATTTCCTAAAACCTCATTTTGGTATCATTAACAGTGGATTAATTGTTGGTATTTCAACCATTACTTTAGCTTATATCGCTTTGTATAATCTTGATGAAACCTATGGTAAGGATTTGGATTATATAGAGGAAAAATAG
- the hemF gene encoding oxygen-dependent coproporphyrinogen oxidase — MITKELIADWFKGLQDDICQKLEAADGTGKFQEENWVREEGGGGRSRVLQNGTVLEKGGVMFSAVHGDLPEAIQRSFKVEKTTFFATGVSIVIHPNHPLVPIIHMNVRYFETPEAGLKWFGGGIDLTPHYVNENDARFFHQALKGTCDQFHHDYYTQFKHWADDYFFIKHRNETRGVGGIFFDRLGESEHFTLADRWEFVKSVGETFAKVYVPLIERNKDRPFTEEQKNWQLLRRSRYVEFNLVYDAGTKFGLETNGRIESILMSMPPQANWAYNYQPVANSDEAQTLSLLKKGINWV, encoded by the coding sequence ATGATCACAAAAGAGCTTATTGCCGATTGGTTTAAAGGTTTGCAGGATGATATTTGTCAGAAATTAGAAGCTGCAGATGGAACAGGGAAATTTCAGGAAGAAAATTGGGTAAGAGAAGAAGGCGGCGGCGGAAGAAGCCGGGTTTTACAGAACGGAACTGTTTTGGAAAAAGGTGGCGTTATGTTTTCTGCTGTTCATGGTGATTTGCCTGAAGCTATCCAGCGTTCTTTCAAGGTAGAAAAAACCACTTTTTTTGCTACTGGTGTTTCGATCGTTATTCATCCTAATCATCCTTTGGTACCGATCATTCATATGAATGTAAGGTATTTTGAAACTCCTGAGGCTGGATTAAAATGGTTTGGAGGAGGAATCGATCTTACTCCACACTATGTAAATGAAAATGATGCCCGTTTCTTTCATCAAGCATTAAAAGGCACGTGTGATCAGTTTCATCATGATTATTACACCCAATTTAAACATTGGGCCGATGATTATTTCTTTATCAAACATCGAAATGAAACAAGAGGCGTTGGTGGAATATTTTTTGACCGTTTAGGCGAATCAGAGCATTTTACCCTGGCTGATCGTTGGGAATTCGTTAAATCGGTTGGTGAAACATTCGCTAAAGTTTATGTTCCATTAATTGAAAGAAATAAAGATCGTCCATTTACTGAAGAACAGAAAAACTGGCAGTTACTACGCAGAAGCCGTTATGTTGAATTTAATCTGGTTTATGATGCGGGAACAAAGTTTGGTTTAGAAACTAACGGACGCATTGAATCTATTTTAATGAGCATGCCGCCACAAGCAAACTGGGCGTATAATTATCAACCTGTTGCAAACAGTGATGAAGCTCAAACTTTAAGTTTACTGAAAAAAGGTATTAACTGGGTATAA
- a CDS encoding MATE family efflux transporter yields MKQLYSKYRDQYKSNFLLAYPVVISQLGHVAVAIADSIIIGQKTGSDVSLAAVALGNSLFTLFMVTGIGISYGLTPLIAQENGRKNFAACGKLLSSSFIINIIAGLLLFGIIFFGLFMIQHLNQPVDVVTQAKPFLGLLGFSIIPLMIFLTFKQFTEGLGFTKQAMSITIWGNLVNIIVGIVLVFGLFGIKPMGVVGVGIATLTDRVLMAIAMSFYVFRSPRFKEYLKGFKFGDITKSISKKILGIGIPVSMQYIFEVGAFSGAAIMIGWLGAEELAAHQIALSMASLTFMMASGISSAAAIKTGNYFGQRDYKQLRFSAIASYHMIIAFMIFCGIVFTLFNHFLPSLYIKDQHVINTAAGLLIIAGLFQLFDGAQVVGLGILRGMGDVKIPTAITLMAYWVIGLPVGYVLGFKLNVGVSGVWWALLIGLGIAAILLFLRFNYLTRKLENNPSSIPADTKESHFMPH; encoded by the coding sequence ATGAAACAACTTTACTCAAAATATAGAGATCAATATAAAAGTAATTTCTTACTTGCCTACCCTGTTGTAATATCACAATTGGGCCATGTTGCCGTTGCCATTGCCGACAGTATTATTATCGGACAAAAAACAGGAAGTGATGTTTCTTTAGCTGCAGTAGCTTTAGGGAATAGCTTATTTACCTTGTTTATGGTTACCGGAATTGGTATTTCATACGGATTAACGCCCTTAATTGCCCAGGAAAACGGCAGAAAAAACTTTGCCGCTTGTGGTAAATTACTTTCAAGTAGTTTTATCATCAACATTATAGCAGGCTTACTGCTATTCGGAATTATCTTTTTCGGATTATTTATGATTCAGCACCTGAATCAACCTGTTGATGTTGTTACACAAGCTAAACCATTTTTGGGTCTGCTTGGCTTTTCGATCATCCCATTAATGATATTCCTTACTTTTAAGCAATTTACGGAGGGCTTGGGCTTTACCAAACAAGCGATGAGTATTACCATTTGGGGTAACCTGGTAAACATCATTGTCGGAATTGTACTTGTTTTTGGTTTATTTGGAATTAAACCAATGGGTGTTGTTGGGGTTGGTATTGCAACATTAACAGATCGTGTATTAATGGCCATTGCCATGAGTTTTTATGTTTTTCGTTCTCCAAGGTTCAAAGAATATTTGAAAGGATTTAAATTTGGAGACATCACAAAAAGTATCAGCAAAAAGATCCTTGGTATTGGAATTCCTGTATCCATGCAATACATATTTGAAGTGGGTGCCTTTAGCGGTGCTGCAATTATGATTGGTTGGTTGGGGGCCGAAGAATTAGCGGCACACCAAATTGCTTTGAGTATGGCGTCGTTAACGTTTATGATGGCAAGTGGTATATCCTCTGCTGCAGCAATTAAAACCGGAAATTACTTCGGACAAAGAGATTATAAACAGTTGCGTTTTTCTGCAATTGCAAGCTACCACATGATCATTGCTTTTATGATCTTTTGCGGAATTGTATTTACACTTTTCAACCATTTCTTGCCGTCGTTATACATTAAAGATCAGCATGTGATCAACACAGCTGCCGGACTATTAATTATAGCTGGCTTGTTCCAGTTATTTGATGGAGCTCAAGTTGTTGGGTTAGGTATATTAAGAGGAATGGGTGACGTAAAAATTCCTACAGCCATTACCTTGATGGCCTATTGGGTAATTGGCTTACCTGTTGGTTATGTATTAGGTTTTAAATTAAATGTAGGTGTTAGCGGTGTTTGGTGGGCTTTATTAATTGGATTGGGAATAGCTGCTATCTTATTGTTTCTGCGTTTCAATTACTTAACCAGAAAACTGGAAAATAACCCTTCATCAATACCTGCAGATACAAAAGAAAGTCATTTTATGCCTCATTAA
- a CDS encoding histone deacetylase family protein, which translates to MKIAFHPIYAHPLPEGHRFPMIKYELIPEQLLHEGTITHENLFSPAFVPEEIILLTHKHEYWNKLKTLTLSPQEERRTGFPLSQQLIDREITIAQGTIDCCYYALNDGVALNVAGGTHHAFTDKGEGFCLLNDIAIAANYLLKKKIASKILVVDLDVHQGNGTAEIFQDNKAVFTFSMHGKTNWPYKKERSDLDIELPDNTDDQLYLGLLKETLTHLIKKEKPDFIFYQSGVDILESDKLGKLSVSKTGCKERDRFVFEQCKQNTIPVTVSMGGGYSPRVADIVDAHCNTFRLVKDMFF; encoded by the coding sequence ATGAAAATCGCTTTCCATCCGATCTATGCACATCCATTACCCGAAGGGCATAGATTTCCAATGATTAAATACGAGTTAATACCTGAACAGTTATTACATGAAGGAACTATCACACATGAAAATCTGTTTAGTCCAGCATTTGTGCCTGAAGAAATTATTCTTTTGACCCATAAGCATGAATATTGGAACAAGCTTAAAACCCTAACCCTTTCGCCCCAGGAAGAACGCCGGACCGGGTTTCCTTTGTCGCAACAGCTGATTGATAGGGAAATAACTATAGCGCAGGGAACAATCGACTGTTGTTATTATGCGCTGAATGACGGAGTTGCGTTAAATGTAGCAGGAGGAACTCATCATGCATTTACTGATAAAGGAGAAGGTTTTTGTTTGTTAAACGATATTGCAATAGCAGCCAACTACTTATTGAAAAAGAAGATCGCATCGAAAATATTGGTCGTAGATCTTGATGTACACCAAGGGAACGGAACAGCAGAAATATTTCAGGATAATAAAGCGGTTTTTACTTTTTCAATGCACGGGAAAACTAATTGGCCTTATAAAAAGGAACGTTCAGACCTGGATATTGAATTGCCCGATAATACCGATGATCAGCTTTATCTTGGATTACTGAAAGAAACTTTAACTCATTTGATCAAAAAGGAAAAACCTGATTTTATATTTTACCAATCAGGAGTAGATATTCTCGAATCTGATAAATTAGGAAAACTTTCTGTTAGCAAGACAGGTTGTAAAGAACGTGATCGTTTTGTTTTTGAACAGTGCAAACAGAATACGATTCCGGTTACAGTTAGCATGGGAGGTGGTTATTCTCCGCGAGTAGCGGATATTGTGGATGCCCATTGCAATACTTTCCGACTGGTGAAGGATATGTTTTTTTAG
- the gyrA gene encoding DNA gyrase subunit A, with translation MAEENNEQTNGSKIIPINIEEEMKSAYIDYSMSVIVSRALPDVRDGLKPVHRRVLYGMLDLGVGSNKAHKKSARIVGEVLGKYHPHGDGSVYDAMVRMAQDWSLRYPFVDGQGNFGSVDGDDPAAMRYTEVRMRRIAEEMLADINKDTIDFQLNFDDSLEEPTVLPAKIPNLLVNGASGIAVGMATNMAPHNLSEVIDATIAYIDNRDITIDEMMKFVKGPDFPTGATIYGFEGIRDAFNTGRGRVVMRANAEIETLDNGRERIIVSAIPYQINKAMMIERTAELVNEKKIEGISEIRDESDRQGMRIVYEVKRDANANIVLNNLYKYTALQTSFSINNIALVKGRPMMLNLKDLIHYFVEHRHEVIIRRTKFELSEAEKRAHILEGLLIALDHLDEVISLIRNSPTPEEARVGLMEKFGLSDIQARAILDMTLRRLTGLERDKIKDEYAELMQTIERLKAILADEGLRMGIIKDELTEMKDKYGDERKTQIVHAEGEIDIESLIENEDVVITISHAGYIKRTKLTEYRKQARGGRGSMGGSTREEDFIEHLFIAQTHNYMLFFTEKGRCFWLKVYGIPEGSRTSKGRAMQNLIQIESDDKVKAFITVKTLNDPAYLESNYIMMCTKQGTIKKTTLEAYSRPRVTGINAITVNEGDQLLEARLTTGNSEILMALKSGRAIRFNESTVRPMGRTAAGVRGVTLSGVDDEVVGMIAVEDSETNILVVSEKGYGKRSDIEEYRVTNRGGKGVKTINVTEKTGQLIAIKDVKESDDLMIINKSGITIRIGVDELRVMGRATQGVRLIKLNEDDEIASVAKIEDAGEDAEIDETGNATDSANESSSEEKEN, from the coding sequence ATGGCAGAAGAGAATAACGAACAGACGAACGGAAGTAAAATCATTCCAATTAATATTGAAGAGGAAATGAAGTCTGCCTACATCGATTATTCGATGTCGGTAATTGTTTCCAGAGCATTACCTGATGTTCGTGACGGATTAAAACCAGTTCACAGACGTGTTTTATACGGTATGCTCGATTTAGGAGTTGGTAGCAACAAAGCTCACAAAAAATCAGCTCGTATTGTAGGAGAGGTGTTAGGTAAGTATCACCCGCATGGTGACGGATCTGTGTACGATGCGATGGTACGTATGGCTCAGGATTGGTCACTACGCTATCCATTTGTTGACGGACAAGGAAACTTTGGTTCGGTTGACGGTGATGATCCGGCGGCAATGCGTTATACAGAGGTTCGTATGCGCCGAATTGCGGAGGAAATGCTTGCCGATATCAATAAAGATACAATTGATTTCCAACTAAACTTCGATGACTCATTGGAAGAACCAACTGTTCTTCCTGCAAAAATCCCTAATCTTTTAGTAAACGGAGCTTCAGGTATTGCTGTTGGTATGGCAACCAATATGGCTCCTCATAATCTTTCGGAAGTAATTGACGCAACTATTGCCTATATCGATAACCGCGACATTACAATTGATGAGATGATGAAATTTGTTAAAGGCCCAGATTTTCCTACCGGAGCAACCATTTATGGTTTTGAAGGTATCAGAGATGCTTTTAACACTGGAAGAGGCAGGGTGGTAATGCGTGCCAATGCGGAAATTGAGACACTTGACAATGGCCGTGAGCGTATCATTGTAAGTGCAATTCCTTATCAGATCAATAAAGCGATGATGATCGAACGCACCGCTGAATTGGTTAACGAAAAGAAAATTGAAGGTATTTCCGAGATCAGAGATGAGTCTGATCGTCAGGGTATGCGCATTGTTTACGAAGTTAAACGTGATGCAAATGCCAATATCGTACTGAATAATCTTTACAAATATACTGCGCTGCAAACTTCATTTAGTATCAACAACATCGCTCTTGTAAAAGGCCGTCCGATGATGTTGAATCTTAAAGACCTGATCCACTATTTTGTGGAACATCGTCATGAAGTAATTATCCGCCGTACCAAATTTGAATTATCAGAAGCTGAAAAACGAGCTCATATTCTGGAAGGTTTATTGATCGCCTTAGATCATTTAGACGAAGTAATCTCATTGATCCGTAACTCTCCGACTCCTGAAGAGGCTCGTGTTGGATTGATGGAGAAATTCGGCTTAAGTGATATTCAGGCTCGTGCAATCCTTGATATGACGCTTCGTCGTTTAACAGGTCTGGAGCGTGATAAAATCAAAGATGAATATGCTGAATTAATGCAAACAATCGAACGCTTAAAAGCAATTTTAGCTGATGAAGGTTTACGTATGGGCATCATCAAAGATGAACTGACAGAGATGAAGGACAAGTACGGTGATGAGCGTAAAACTCAGATCGTACATGCCGAAGGTGAAATTGATATTGAATCATTAATTGAGAATGAAGATGTAGTTATTACTATTTCTCATGCCGGTTATATCAAACGCACTAAACTGACCGAATACCGTAAACAGGCTAGAGGTGGTAGAGGTTCAATGGGTGGAAGTACCCGTGAAGAGGACTTTATAGAGCACTTGTTCATCGCTCAAACACATAATTATATGTTGTTCTTTACTGAAAAAGGACGTTGTTTCTGGCTGAAAGTTTATGGAATTCCTGAGGGAAGCCGTACATCCAAAGGCAGGGCAATGCAAAATCTGATTCAGATTGAGAGTGATGATAAGGTTAAAGCATTTATCACGGTTAAAACGCTTAATGATCCTGCTTACCTGGAAAGCAATTACATCATGATGTGTACCAAACAGGGAACCATCAAGAAAACTACGCTGGAAGCTTATTCTCGTCCGCGTGTAACAGGTATTAACGCCATTACAGTGAACGAAGGTGATCAATTATTAGAAGCTCGTTTAACTACGGGTAACTCTGAAATATTGATGGCATTAAAATCAGGAAGAGCTATTCGTTTCAACGAAAGTACTGTTCGTCCAATGGGTCGTACAGCGGCAGGTGTAAGAGGTGTTACTTTATCAGGTGTAGATGATGAGGTGGTTGGCATGATTGCTGTTGAAGATAGTGAAACGAATATTTTAGTGGTTTCTGAGAAAGGTTATGGTAAACGCTCTGATATTGAAGAGTATCGTGTTACTAACCGCGGTGGTAAAGGTGTGAAAACCATAAATGTTACCGAAAAAACCGGTCAGTTGATCGCTATTAAAGATGTAAAAGAATCTGATGATTTGATGATTATCAACAAATCGGGGATTACTATACGCATTGGTGTGGATGAGTTACGTGTTATGGGACGTGCAACGCAGGGTGTGCGCCTAATAAAACTTAACGAGGATGATGAGATCGCTTCAGTAGCAAAAATTGAAGATGCAGGTGAGGATGCAGAAATTGATGAAACAGGAAATGCAACCGATAGTGCAAATGAATCGTCATCAGAAGAAAAGGAAAATTAA